The following coding sequences lie in one Lolium perenne isolate Kyuss_39 chromosome 2, Kyuss_2.0, whole genome shotgun sequence genomic window:
- the LOC127333281 gene encoding WAT1-related protein At5g64700: MGGASAAKAYGAVVLIRIMYSGMHVMSKIALDQGMNPFVFVFYRHTTAALVLIPATFVLERQKAKPVTLKIAAKMFIHALYGVTACGVLFNLGLNYASATSSSALYNVQPVVTFILAVILGMESMKLKKLHGNIKVAGILFCIAGVTVLAFYEGPMFKSFNHHRLFKDGGSSGSSSGADTYSKKQWVFGIFLMTLSNILAGLWTVLQGPLIEDTSKLMNTTLQISCASLQAFAVAVAAERDFSKWKLGFNISLVAVIYSGVIVTAISYYMQMWTIAKRGPVFLAMSMPLTMIFTIIISSLILGDAVSLGSIIAGILLIGGLYNVLWGKNMEEKDDMNKISAAGKPVLELQAQVPDDAAAKV, translated from the exons ATGGGTGGTGCCAGCGCTGCCAAGGCTTACGGTGCGGTGGTTCTGATCAGGATCATGTACTCCGGCATGCATGTCATGAGCAAGATAGCGCTAGATCAAGGCATGAACCCCTTCGTGTTCGTGTTCTACCGGCATACCACCGCTGCACTTGTGTTGATCCCTGCTACGTTTGTTCTAGAGAG GCAAAAAGCTAAACCGGTGACACTGAAGATTGCCGCCAAGATGTTCATACACGCTTTATATGG GGTGACAGCATGTGGTGTCTTATTTAACCTTGGTCTCAATTATGCGTCAGCAACATCTTCATCAGCATTGTATAACGTTCAACCGGTGGTTACCTTCATTCTTGCCGTCATCTTGGG GATGGAGTCTATGAAACTGAAGAAGCTCCATGGCAACATAAAAGTGGCCGGTATTCTCTTCTGCATCGCTGGCGTCACCGTGCTGGCCTTCTACGAGGGGCCGATGTTCAAGTCTTTCAACCACCACCGCCTGTTCAAGGACGGCGGCAGCAGCGGCAGCTCCTCTGGAGCAGACACCTACTCTAAGAAGCAATGGGTGTTTGGGATTTTCCTCATGACACTCTCTAACATTTTAGCAGGCTTGTGGACAGTGCTGCAG GGGCCATTGATAGAGGACACTTCAAAACTGATGAACACCACGCTACAGATCTCGTGCGCATCGCTGCAGGCCTTCGCCGTGGCGGTCGCGGCAGAGAGGGATTTCTCCAAGTGGAAACTTGGGTTTAATATTAGTCTGGTCGCCGTCATCTACAGC GGCGTGATCGTCACCGCCATCTCGTACTACATGCAAATGTGGACGATCGCCAAGAGGGGGCCAGTGTTCCTTGCCATGTCGATGCCGCTCACTATGATCTTCACAATCATCATATCTTCATTGATTTTAGGAGACGCAGTTAGCCTAGGGAG TATAATTGCAGGGATACTACTGATTGGAGGCCTATACAACGTCCTCTGGGGCAAAAACATGGAGGAAAAAGACGACATGAACAAGATAAGCGCTGCCGGTAAACCTGTCCTGGAGCTGCAAGCTCAAGTGCCAGATGATGCGGCAGCAAAGGTCTGA